In Bacteriovorax stolpii, a single genomic region encodes these proteins:
- the uvrB gene encoding excinuclease ABC subunit UvrB: MKKENNKAKSKESSSVFKLVTPWPAGGDQPRAIKELVEGFQKGKTKQTLLGVTGSGKTFTMANVIQALGKKTLVLAHNKTLAAQLYAEFKEFFPHNAVEYFVSYYDYYQPEAYVAGTDTYIEKDSAVNDEIEKLRHSATRSLIERQDVIVVASVSCIYGIGSKEEYSAMKAQVSVGEVLDRDDFLKTLVSIQYERNDIDFSRGCFRVRGDVVEVFPAHEESNVVRVEFFGDEVETIAMVDPLRGKVIESLRGVTIFPKSHYVVSEAKMKDALTHIKEELRERIQEFTAQEKLLERQRIEQRTLYDIEMMEELGFCSGIENYSRHLTGAKAGDPPPTLIDYFDKDFLMIIDESHISVSQVGGMYRGDRARKENLVNYGFRLPSALDNRPLKFNEFESRQDLVLYVSATPADYELEKTNGEYVEQIIRPTGLLDPVIEVRSAETQVDDLLQEVRATIAKGNRVLITTLTKKLAEELTKFYTSSGIKVRYLHSDIDTLERMEIIRDLRLGEFDVLVGINLLREGLDIPEVSLVGILDADKEGFLRSERSLIQTIGRAARNAEGRVILYAYKTTKSMNVAITETQRRRMIQEEFNLKNGITPKTIKKSVSGGVIETLRGTKGSKGPKKKQTVELLTPESIDKRIEELKKLMKEASRDLRFEDAAKIRDEIKSITDLRILV, translated from the coding sequence ATGAAGAAAGAAAATAATAAGGCCAAAAGTAAAGAAAGTAGTTCCGTTTTTAAGCTCGTCACTCCATGGCCGGCAGGTGGAGATCAACCTAGAGCTATTAAAGAGTTGGTGGAAGGTTTTCAGAAAGGTAAAACCAAACAAACTCTTTTAGGGGTAACCGGTTCTGGTAAGACATTTACCATGGCCAACGTTATTCAAGCCTTAGGGAAAAAGACACTGGTTTTAGCTCATAACAAAACGCTGGCAGCGCAGTTGTACGCAGAATTCAAAGAGTTCTTTCCTCACAATGCCGTTGAATATTTTGTTTCTTATTACGATTACTACCAACCGGAAGCTTACGTTGCCGGAACGGATACTTATATTGAAAAAGATTCGGCCGTTAACGATGAAATTGAAAAGCTTCGTCACTCGGCCACGAGAAGCTTAATTGAGAGGCAAGACGTTATTGTGGTGGCCTCGGTCTCGTGTATTTACGGTATCGGTTCTAAAGAAGAGTACTCGGCGATGAAGGCCCAGGTCTCTGTCGGCGAAGTTTTAGACCGCGACGACTTTTTAAAAACTCTGGTTTCAATTCAGTATGAAAGAAATGATATCGATTTTTCGCGCGGGTGTTTCCGCGTTCGCGGAGATGTGGTGGAAGTTTTTCCGGCCCACGAAGAAAGTAACGTAGTTCGTGTAGAATTTTTTGGCGACGAAGTTGAAACCATTGCAATGGTCGATCCACTTCGTGGAAAAGTCATTGAATCACTTAGAGGGGTTACTATCTTTCCAAAATCTCACTACGTTGTTAGTGAGGCGAAAATGAAGGACGCTCTGACCCATATTAAAGAGGAGCTTCGCGAGCGCATTCAAGAATTTACCGCTCAGGAAAAATTATTAGAGCGACAAAGAATTGAGCAGAGAACTCTTTATGACATCGAGATGATGGAAGAGCTGGGCTTTTGTTCGGGGATTGAAAATTACTCGCGCCACCTAACCGGAGCAAAAGCAGGAGATCCTCCTCCAACGCTCATTGATTATTTCGACAAAGACTTTTTAATGATCATTGATGAGTCCCATATCTCTGTTTCACAGGTGGGTGGGATGTATAGAGGGGACCGCGCTAGAAAAGAAAACCTGGTGAACTATGGTTTTCGTTTGCCGTCTGCGCTTGATAACCGTCCTTTAAAGTTCAATGAATTTGAAAGCAGACAAGACCTGGTTTTATATGTATCGGCAACCCCTGCTGATTATGAATTAGAAAAAACAAACGGAGAATATGTCGAGCAGATCATTAGACCTACAGGTCTACTAGATCCTGTTATCGAAGTCAGAAGTGCTGAAACGCAAGTCGATGACCTTCTTCAAGAAGTACGTGCGACGATTGCTAAAGGTAATCGAGTTCTCATTACAACTCTGACAAAAAAATTGGCGGAAGAGTTAACGAAATTTTACACTTCAAGTGGGATTAAAGTTCGTTACCTGCACTCCGATATCGACACTCTTGAGCGTATGGAAATTATCCGTGACTTACGTTTGGGTGAATTTGATGTTCTGGTCGGGATCAACCTTTTAAGAGAGGGTCTGGATATTCCGGAAGTTTCTCTGGTTGGGATTCTCGATGCGGACAAAGAAGGATTTTTAAGATCGGAGCGCTCACTGATTCAAACGATAGGTCGTGCGGCCAGAAATGCAGAAGGAAGAGTTATTCTTTACGCTTATAAGACCACAAAGAGCATGAACGTGGCGATCACAGAAACGCAAAGAAGAAGAATGATCCAGGAAGAATTCAATTTAAAGAATGGCATCACTCCTAAGACAATTAAGAAAAGTGTCAGCGGTGGTGTTATTGAAACTCTGCGCGGGACAAAAGGGTCAAAAGGACCGAAGAAAAAACAGACGGTGGAGCTTCTTACACCTGAGTCGATTGATAAGCGAATTGAGGAGCTTAAAAAGCTCATGAAAGAAGCTTCTCGCGACCTGCGTTTTGAGGATGCAGCAAAGATTCGCGATGAGATCAAATCCATCACTGATTTAAGGATTTTAGTCTAG
- a CDS encoding putative Na+/H+ antiporter — MEMTAIGIIATICFACALIQSLRAGKILALSDYYKTTRPSWSRFLHFAGEPEIVFGIWAAIFLFALMVMDGFSAGLHWMDELNFSEVAFVFVIMILASSKPVTDFAEMIISGISRALPLPAGMRIFATILFIGPLLGSLITEPAAMTIAALLLKRSVFKPLSGRITGRLFYSTLAVLFVNISIGGTLTHFAAPPVLMVARVWNWDTPYMFMNFGWKAVVAAAINTAIVTMMNKEILTSIKKVSGVAHAPAKRAPAWMMIVHLVFITLCVMSVHHPAFVLGLFIFFLGFYGITKEEQSEVRIEESMLVGFFLGGLVILTAKQGWWLKPILSSIENLQLFLGTMALAPVTDNAAITSLASQVANLSDSSKYLVVAAAVAGGGMTIIANAPNPAGFALLRAYCPGKSFKPLGLFKAALIPTFVAGLVFYLL; from the coding sequence ATGGAAATGACCGCTATTGGTATAATTGCCACGATATGTTTTGCCTGTGCCCTGATTCAATCCCTGCGTGCAGGGAAGATTTTGGCGCTTTCAGATTATTATAAAACCACACGACCTTCATGGTCGCGCTTTCTACACTTTGCGGGAGAGCCTGAAATTGTCTTTGGGATCTGGGCCGCGATTTTCTTATTTGCCTTGATGGTGATGGATGGCTTTTCGGCCGGGCTTCACTGGATGGATGAACTCAATTTTTCCGAAGTTGCTTTTGTTTTTGTTATTATGATTCTTGCCTCATCAAAACCGGTGACGGATTTTGCGGAAATGATCATTAGTGGAATTTCTCGCGCACTTCCTCTGCCAGCGGGGATGAGAATCTTTGCAACGATTTTATTTATCGGGCCACTTTTAGGTTCACTCATTACTGAGCCGGCAGCGATGACAATTGCAGCGTTATTGTTAAAGCGCTCTGTGTTTAAGCCTCTTTCGGGAAGAATCACTGGAAGGTTATTCTACTCAACTCTTGCCGTTCTCTTTGTAAACATTTCAATCGGTGGGACACTTACTCATTTCGCCGCACCTCCTGTACTAATGGTGGCGCGCGTGTGGAATTGGGATACACCTTACATGTTTATGAATTTCGGATGGAAAGCTGTTGTGGCCGCGGCGATTAATACGGCAATTGTCACAATGATGAATAAAGAAATCCTGACATCAATTAAAAAAGTCTCAGGTGTCGCGCACGCTCCAGCTAAAAGAGCTCCGGCCTGGATGATGATCGTGCATTTAGTTTTTATCACTCTATGTGTGATGTCAGTTCACCATCCGGCCTTTGTCTTAGGGCTTTTTATTTTCTTCCTGGGCTTTTATGGAATCACTAAAGAAGAGCAGTCTGAAGTTCGCATTGAAGAGAGTATGCTGGTAGGTTTTTTCCTCGGAGGATTAGTTATTCTCACGGCAAAACAAGGCTGGTGGTTAAAACCAATATTAAGTTCGATTGAAAACTTACAACTCTTTTTAGGAACGATGGCGCTGGCGCCAGTTACGGACAACGCTGCCATTACCTCACTGGCCTCTCAGGTGGCCAATTTAAGTGATTCATCTAAGTACTTAGTTGTTGCTGCTGCCGTTGCCGGTGGGGGGATGACAATTATTGCAAATGCACCTAACCCTGCAGGGTTTGCGCTTCTTCGTGCTTATTGCCCTGGAAAAAGTTTTAAACCGCTTGGACTTTTTAAAGCGGCCTTGATTCCAACATTTGTTGCGGGATTAGTTTTTTATCTGCTGTGA
- a CDS encoding M48 family metalloprotease: MLDFFKKSKSVDLKTRRESFFKALLTDGNHRWIAEDRMIRRGMAILVNALSDKHLAFFEKHPTYFIPCQAHLSCAIGRTQNHHLILVFPELMQILRSASSMHGVAILAHELGHIYYQHTENKVETLQAQIEADDFAFQLGFGEELQEILLDHANSVDCRVRISKLTSKLITQKKS; encoded by the coding sequence ATGTTGGACTTCTTCAAAAAATCAAAATCAGTAGACCTAAAAACCAGAAGAGAGAGCTTTTTTAAGGCCCTTTTAACAGACGGTAACCACCGCTGGATTGCCGAAGACCGCATGATCAGACGAGGCATGGCCATTTTAGTCAATGCCCTCTCGGATAAGCACCTGGCCTTTTTTGAAAAACACCCGACCTACTTTATCCCCTGCCAGGCCCACCTAAGCTGTGCTATCGGTAGAACGCAAAACCATCACCTGATTTTAGTTTTTCCAGAGCTGATGCAGATTTTAAGATCTGCAAGCTCCATGCATGGGGTGGCGATTCTCGCTCATGAATTGGGACATATCTATTATCAGCACACAGAAAATAAAGTGGAAACTCTCCAGGCGCAAATTGAGGCCGATGACTTTGCCTTTCAATTAGGTTTTGGTGAAGAACTGCAGGAAATCCTTCTCGACCACGCAAACAGTGTTGACTGCCGAGTGAGAATTTCCAAACTGACTTCTAAACTTATTACGCAAAAAAAATCATAA
- a CDS encoding metallophosphoesterase, with protein sequence MKFLQKNNIKKTILVISDLHLGAGLIVNKRKNFLEDFHYDKELIEFIEYHGSMHYQEREVELIINGDFLDLLAVPFVPYFDDEFWSEQAALDKLKMIISAHPGVFDALRNFLTFPNNRLVYILGNHDAELIFESLREYLIDQFPKEDQSKFKILLNADEVYIPEEGVVLKHGHEYELAHHYDVKNNIVADVEGKKYFIPPWGSYYVTRVINKFKEGRDYINAVRPINKFMINGIIYDSLYTLRFGFANIFYFLMVRFVMIFKQNKGIFEVLEHVKKEIILFQNYEALTEDYVTTNPEVHALIVGHTHDPIFREYDDGSIFINTGTWTKMYNLDFGKNFYGARLTFARVDVKEKEEAEEGKVIERFDHLDISLNEWRGKSDLPFKEFRF encoded by the coding sequence ATGAAATTCCTCCAAAAAAATAATATTAAAAAAACTATTCTGGTGATTTCAGACTTGCACCTGGGGGCAGGCCTGATCGTTAATAAAAGAAAAAATTTTCTTGAAGATTTTCATTACGATAAAGAGCTCATTGAGTTTATCGAGTACCATGGAAGCATGCACTATCAGGAGCGCGAAGTTGAACTAATTATCAACGGTGATTTCCTCGATCTTTTAGCTGTTCCTTTTGTCCCTTATTTTGACGACGAGTTCTGGAGCGAGCAAGCGGCCCTGGATAAATTAAAAATGATCATCAGTGCCCACCCGGGTGTCTTTGATGCTTTAAGAAATTTCCTGACCTTTCCCAATAACCGTTTGGTTTACATTCTGGGCAACCACGATGCAGAACTTATTTTTGAGTCGCTAAGAGAATACCTAATTGACCAGTTTCCCAAAGAAGACCAAAGTAAATTTAAAATCCTGCTTAATGCAGATGAAGTCTATATTCCTGAAGAGGGAGTGGTTTTAAAACACGGGCACGAGTATGAACTGGCCCATCATTACGATGTTAAAAACAACATCGTCGCTGATGTGGAAGGAAAGAAGTATTTTATCCCACCTTGGGGTTCATACTACGTAACGAGAGTTATTAATAAGTTTAAAGAGGGCAGAGACTATATCAATGCCGTGCGCCCGATCAACAAGTTTATGATCAACGGGATCATTTACGATTCGCTTTATACTCTGCGCTTTGGTTTTGCCAATATCTTCTATTTTCTCATGGTAAGATTCGTGATGATCTTTAAGCAGAATAAGGGGATTTTTGAAGTCCTGGAGCATGTTAAAAAAGAGATCATCCTCTTTCAAAACTATGAGGCCTTAACTGAAGATTACGTGACAACTAATCCGGAGGTTCACGCTCTGATCGTGGGACACACTCACGATCCGATTTTCAGGGAATACGATGATGGGTCTATTTTTATTAACACCGGTACATGGACTAAAATGTACAACCTGGATTTCGGGAAAAATTTTTACGGCGCAAGACTGACATTTGCCAGAGTCGATGTGAAGGAAAAAGAAGAAGCGGAAGAAGGGAAGGTTATTGAGCGCTTTGATCACCTGGACATCAGCCTCAATGAATGGAGAGGTAAAAGTGACCTTCCATTCAAAGAGTTCCGATTTTAA
- a CDS encoding chemotaxis protein CheX has product MTGDSNFIDFSRPFVDACKNIFSTMVHCTLEAKKPTIKSDNESRGDVTAVIGLSGDLEKGGKTTPYKAMLVISFPYETYFKVGSAMLGETYTSYHPDIHDLGGEIVNMIMGNAKRDLKTLGYTSNMAIPSMIEGKGHSIKYPSGTTVVLIPFESNHGPLYMELCYATES; this is encoded by the coding sequence ATGACAGGCGATTCTAACTTTATTGACTTCTCTCGCCCATTTGTTGATGCTTGCAAAAACATCTTTTCAACGATGGTTCACTGCACTCTTGAGGCAAAAAAGCCTACCATCAAATCAGACAATGAATCGCGCGGTGACGTCACTGCAGTCATTGGTCTTTCTGGTGATTTGGAAAAAGGTGGAAAAACCACTCCGTATAAAGCGATGCTGGTCATCTCATTTCCTTATGAAACTTATTTTAAAGTCGGTAGTGCCATGCTGGGTGAAACTTATACATCATACCACCCGGACATTCACGACCTGGGCGGCGAGATTGTTAACATGATTATGGGGAATGCCAAGAGAGACCTAAAAACTCTGGGCTACACTTCAAATATGGCCATTCCTTCAATGATCGAAGGTAAAGGTCACTCGATTAAGTATCCGTCGGGAACGACTGTTGTTTTGATTCCTTTTGAATCAAACCACGGCCCTCTGTACATGGAACTTTGTTATGCTACTGAATCTTAA
- a CDS encoding Hpt domain-containing protein encodes MSMLNDPSMKEIIIDFCKEAEDLFDQLEQSLEILEGDPTNTAQLEQFGQVIDRIMGAAKSIGASEIATFCELGKTIGYKSSQINDIPLIEVVVAILFDTLHLLRKMITALKVGNDSSMANLNTKAFVTRLTWLSAKFKDIERSSVAIDKKGNLSQGSIDELMKSLGL; translated from the coding sequence ATGTCGATGTTAAACGATCCTTCAATGAAGGAAATCATTATCGATTTTTGCAAAGAGGCCGAAGATCTCTTTGATCAGCTTGAGCAATCGCTGGAGATATTGGAAGGAGATCCTACCAATACTGCACAGCTGGAGCAATTCGGGCAGGTCATCGACAGGATCATGGGAGCGGCGAAATCTATCGGCGCCTCTGAGATTGCGACTTTTTGCGAGCTAGGGAAAACTATCGGATACAAATCTTCACAGATTAACGATATCCCTTTAATCGAAGTGGTTGTTGCTATTTTATTCGACACTCTTCACCTGCTAAGAAAGATGATTACGGCATTGAAAGTCGGCAACGACAGTTCAATGGCCAATCTTAATACTAAGGCCTTCGTCACTCGTCTAACATGGCTGTCGGCCAAGTTTAAAGATATCGAGAGATCGTCGGTGGCCATTGATAAGAAGGGCAATCTCTCTCAAGGCTCTATTGATGAATTAATGAAAAGTTTAGGACTATAA
- a CDS encoding response regulator, translating to MALKADIKILVVDDMSTMRKIIKNMLGQIGFTNITEADDGATAWPMMENAIKEGAPYEFIVSDWNMPQMSGLDLLKKVRATPGLEKLPFLMITAEAEQGNVVIAVKAGVSNFIVKPFSAQVLKEKIDKIFK from the coding sequence ATGGCTTTAAAAGCGGACATTAAAATTCTAGTTGTCGACGACATGTCTACAATGAGAAAGATTATCAAGAACATGCTCGGGCAAATTGGCTTTACCAATATTACTGAAGCAGACGACGGTGCCACTGCGTGGCCGATGATGGAAAATGCCATTAAAGAAGGAGCTCCTTACGAATTCATCGTTTCAGACTGGAACATGCCTCAGATGTCAGGACTAGACCTGCTAAAAAAAGTAAGAGCGACTCCAGGTCTTGAAAAACTTCCATTCCTGATGATTACAGCGGAAGCAGAACAAGGAAACGTCGTTATCGCGGTTAAGGCCGGGGTAAGTAACTTCATTGTTAAGCCTTTCTCTGCTCAGGTTCTTAAAGAAAAAATTGACAAGATTTTTAAATAA
- a CDS encoding HD-GYP domain-containing protein: MKTEYDFFIIDKEHLKEKKTFPFQLYIFNPAHKKFSMFLNGNRPLTKEHNDFLDYILERGGKLAILKNQRKTFLTAQETNASEIPSLKERELHPLEKERLMNIKLKEMYEEKRGAFSLQTEFELACQTDNFEAIIENARMEILTFSVTMSPTVSLAVHLAKTHLEKDNFTNRIVAVSYLLAKNCNIVDQDALADIICGAYFAHIGLTQTPLTIARTPYLNLPEKERTLFQKHTILGHHLIKKSQIDISERCKKIILDHHERAAGGGYPSMKYGEQIEILSQIVGAVSHLFEYSSGKITGGKQSMKAILIAMKSKSYMQGLEFDFGEKVFQSIITLINTDKIETKEDHTELKKAA, encoded by the coding sequence ATGAAAACCGAATACGATTTTTTTATTATTGATAAAGAGCATTTAAAGGAAAAGAAAACTTTTCCTTTTCAACTTTATATCTTTAACCCTGCTCACAAAAAATTCTCAATGTTTTTAAATGGAAATCGCCCGCTGACTAAAGAGCACAACGACTTCCTGGACTATATTTTAGAGCGCGGTGGGAAACTGGCGATTCTAAAAAACCAAAGGAAAACTTTTTTAACCGCTCAGGAAACCAATGCCTCTGAAATTCCTTCCTTAAAAGAAAGAGAGCTTCATCCATTGGAAAAAGAGCGCTTAATGAATATCAAACTCAAAGAGATGTATGAAGAAAAGCGCGGTGCTTTTTCTCTACAGACCGAATTTGAGCTTGCCTGCCAGACAGATAATTTCGAAGCGATTATTGAAAATGCCCGCATGGAAATTCTCACTTTTAGTGTGACCATGTCTCCTACTGTGTCTCTAGCTGTTCATTTGGCAAAGACTCACCTGGAAAAAGACAACTTCACTAACCGCATTGTTGCTGTCTCTTACCTTCTGGCAAAAAACTGCAATATCGTTGATCAGGATGCCTTAGCTGATATCATCTGCGGAGCTTACTTCGCCCATATTGGACTAACCCAAACGCCTCTGACGATTGCAAGAACTCCGTACTTAAATCTCCCAGAGAAAGAAAGAACACTTTTTCAAAAGCATACTATTTTAGGCCACCATCTTATTAAGAAAAGCCAGATCGATATAAGTGAGAGATGTAAAAAAATCATTCTCGATCACCACGAAAGAGCGGCCGGAGGCGGATATCCTTCAATGAAGTATGGTGAACAAATTGAAATACTCTCACAAATCGTGGGTGCGGTATCGCATTTGTTTGAGTACTCAAGCGGGAAAATTACTGGTGGAAAACAATCAATGAAGGCCATCCTCATTGCGATGAAGTCAAAATCTTATATGCAAGGACTAGAATTTGATTTTGGAGAAAAGGTTTTTCAGTCTATAATTACACTGATTAATACCGATAAAATTGAAACAAAAGAAGATCATACAGAGTTAAAAAAAGCTGCGTAA
- a CDS encoding flagellin, producing MGLRINTNVTSLAAQRTLSANNTEQANTLGKLSSGSRIVKSADDAAGLAISEKLKAQIRGVNQAERNANDGISMIQTAEGGLNETSNILVRLRELAVQSASDTVGDTERKYTDLEYQNLKQEMERISQVTEFNGKKLLNGSGDKFDFQVGINNDDFQDRIKYDAAKQNAGLDALGVSELTVNSKESAQSSLAKIDMAIQNVSGQRAELGAIQNRLTSTINNLQTSSENLSAANSRIRDTDFAAESAKNTKMNILTSAGTSVLSQANSQGQAALKLLG from the coding sequence ATGGGTTTACGTATTAACACGAACGTTACTTCACTTGCTGCTCAAAGAACATTGTCAGCAAACAACACTGAACAAGCTAACACGCTTGGGAAGTTGTCGTCAGGTTCAAGAATTGTTAAGTCTGCAGACGATGCTGCAGGATTAGCGATCTCTGAAAAATTAAAAGCACAAATTAGAGGTGTCAACCAAGCGGAAAGAAACGCTAACGACGGTATCTCTATGATTCAAACTGCAGAAGGTGGTCTGAATGAAACTTCGAACATCCTTGTTCGTCTTCGCGAACTAGCTGTTCAATCAGCTTCTGATACAGTAGGTGATACAGAAAGAAAATATACAGATCTTGAATATCAAAACCTAAAGCAAGAGATGGAAAGAATCTCTCAGGTTACTGAGTTCAACGGTAAGAAACTTCTTAACGGATCTGGAGATAAGTTTGACTTCCAAGTTGGTATTAACAACGACGATTTCCAAGATAGAATCAAGTACGATGCAGCTAAACAAAACGCTGGTCTAGACGCTCTTGGAGTTTCTGAACTAACGGTTAACTCAAAAGAATCTGCTCAGTCATCTCTTGCAAAAATCGATATGGCCATCCAAAACGTATCGGGACAAAGAGCTGAACTTGGTGCGATTCAAAACCGTCTAACTTCGACAATTAACAACCTTCAGACATCGTCTGAGAACTTATCTGCTGCTAACTCTCGTATCAGAGATACAGACTTCGCTGCAGAATCAGCTAAGAACACTAAGATGAACATCTTAACTTCAGCTGGTACTTCGGTTCTTTCTCAAGCGAACTCTCAAGGTCAAGCAGCACTAAAACTTTTAGGTTGA
- a CDS encoding MBL fold metallo-hydrolase, protein MKLRYTLVLALCLYSAVSCSSSEKYKITDHYDGNTFRNEVPITPRGFFDLLKWKLSFKTESWPQKLETDFPKAIPVDRSTDKMIITFVTHASFLIQLDGLNILTDPVWSNRTSPFSFIGPKGVHDPGIDFEQLPKIDVVLISHNHYDHMDAKTIQDLDEKFSPLFLVPLANKEKMKSFGARNVEEFDWWETKDVGPDVKVTLAPAQHWSSRTPFDRMKSLWGSYYIQGKKEKIYFAGDTGYGPHFLEINKKLGAPDVSLLPIGAYEPRWFMKDMHMNPEDAVLAHLDLQSKFSIGMHFGSFQLTDEAIDTPKKDLEMALDKHKLNNFKTLNPGQKLEF, encoded by the coding sequence ATGAAATTAAGATACACTCTCGTTCTTGCTCTTTGTTTATATTCGGCCGTCTCTTGCAGTTCCAGTGAAAAATATAAAATCACTGACCATTACGACGGCAATACATTCAGAAATGAAGTCCCAATCACTCCGCGCGGTTTTTTTGACCTTCTCAAGTGGAAGCTAAGCTTTAAAACTGAGAGCTGGCCTCAAAAACTTGAAACGGATTTCCCCAAGGCCATTCCTGTAGATAGATCCACAGATAAAATGATTATCACATTTGTCACTCATGCTTCGTTTTTAATACAGCTCGATGGACTTAATATTCTTACTGATCCGGTCTGGAGCAACCGCACTTCACCCTTTAGTTTTATAGGCCCTAAAGGTGTGCACGATCCGGGGATTGATTTTGAACAACTTCCAAAGATTGATGTCGTATTAATCTCTCACAATCACTATGACCACATGGATGCAAAAACGATTCAAGACCTGGATGAGAAATTCTCTCCTCTCTTTTTAGTTCCACTGGCCAATAAAGAGAAAATGAAATCTTTTGGAGCAAGAAATGTCGAAGAGTTTGACTGGTGGGAAACTAAAGATGTAGGCCCTGATGTCAAAGTCACCCTGGCCCCAGCTCAACACTGGTCGAGTAGAACTCCCTTTGACCGCATGAAGTCCCTATGGGGAAGCTACTACATCCAGGGCAAAAAAGAAAAAATATACTTTGCCGGCGATACTGGATATGGGCCTCACTTTCTGGAGATCAATAAAAAATTAGGCGCGCCGGATGTTTCCCTTTTACCGATTGGTGCTTATGAGCCGAGATGGTTTATGAAAGACATGCACATGAATCCCGAAGATGCGGTCCTCGCCCATCTTGATCTGCAGTCGAAATTTTCTATAGGAATGCATTTTGGGTCATTTCAACTCACTGATGAAGCGATTGATACTCCCAAAAAAGACCTAGAAATGGCCCTTGATAAACACAAGCTCAATAACTTTAAGACTCTAAATCCTGGGCAGAAGCTAGAATTCTAG
- a CDS encoding glutathione S-transferase family protein, whose amino-acid sequence MTKPIDLYAMAYQDRSDRVRWLLEEMNVPYTNHFLKKKDGEMNTPEYRKLNPMGRVPTIVDGDIVLHESAAICLYLADRYSYGKLAPKMDDVKLRAEYTKWMVFSVGSLEAVIARMFTHVNTPEESAVTYKYVKEQSEFFKLVLNPVLEKQDYILESGFSAADIMLAAVIPGAHDYLVKGNPPLERYMERMKARPAAIKVKVFE is encoded by the coding sequence ATGACAAAACCAATTGATCTATATGCTATGGCCTACCAGGATAGAAGTGACAGAGTCAGATGGCTTCTGGAGGAAATGAATGTTCCCTACACAAACCATTTCCTGAAGAAAAAAGACGGGGAAATGAACACACCTGAATACCGCAAACTCAACCCAATGGGACGAGTGCCAACGATTGTCGATGGAGACATCGTTCTTCATGAATCTGCAGCGATCTGTCTTTATTTAGCTGACCGCTACAGCTACGGAAAACTCGCTCCAAAAATGGACGATGTCAAACTTCGCGCTGAATACACAAAGTGGATGGTTTTTTCGGTAGGGTCACTGGAAGCAGTTATTGCCCGGATGTTTACTCACGTGAACACTCCTGAAGAATCAGCAGTGACTTATAAATATGTAAAAGAGCAGTCTGAATTTTTCAAACTAGTCTTAAACCCTGTACTTGAAAAACAAGATTATATTCTAGAAAGCGGATTCTCTGCTGCCGATATCATGCTTGCTGCCGTTATCCCGGGAGCTCATGATTACCTGGTTAAAGGAAATCCTCCACTAGAGCGCTATATGGAGCGTATGAAGGCCCGTCCAGCGGCCATTAAGGTAAAAGTATTCGAATGA